From a single Populus trichocarpa isolate Nisqually-1 chromosome 17, P.trichocarpa_v4.1, whole genome shotgun sequence genomic region:
- the LOC18099378 gene encoding transcription factor MYB1: MVSSLGVRKGAWTEEEDILLRKCVEKYGEGRWCQIPLQAGLNRCRKSCRMRWLNYLKPNVNRGQFSVGEVDLIIRLHKLLGNRWSLIAGRLPGRTANDVKNYWNTNLRKKVVSSTREAQTEPEPKAITKDNIIKPRPRNFKNLCWLRAGKGTPFINVGSQYGDDLCKPYSTIAFPPSDTDEVERMWWESLLDDKEINLTNRNSCQNSCLGSGSTANQEPINSLFVEANPPGGIMIGDVFSDQGQNRWGDISFDADLWSLIDTEIDQQ, translated from the exons ATGGTAAGCTCATTAGGAGTAAGGAAAGGTGCATGGACCGAAGAGGAGGATATACTTCTACGGAAGTGCGTAGAGAAATATGGTGAAGGAAGATGGTGTCAAATTCCTCTCCAAGCAG GTTTGAATAGATGCAGGAAAAGCTGTAGAATGAGGTGGTTGAACTATCTTAAGCCAAATGTCAACAGAGGGCAGTTTTCAGTGGGCGAAGTAGATTTGATTATCAGGCTACACAAGCTACTTGGCAACAG GTGGTCATTGATTGCCGGTAGACTTCCAGGAAGAACAGCAAATGATGTCAAGAATTATTGGAACACAAACCTGCGTAAGAAGGTGGTTTCTAGCACGAGAGAAGCTCAAACAGAACCAGAACCAAAAGCAATAACAAAAGACAACATAATAAAGCCTCGACCTCGGAActtcaaaaatttatgttggttAAGAGCTGGAAAAGGAACTCCATTTATTAATGTTGGTTCTCAATATGGGGACGATCTTTGCAAGCCATATTCTACCATAGCATTTCCACCTTCCGATACTGATGAAGTTGAAAGGATGTGGTGGGAAAGCCTGTTAGATGACAAAGAAATTAATCTAACGAACAGAAACAGTTGTCAAAATAGTTGTCTGGGTTCTGGTTCAACAGCTAACCAAGAGCCCATCAACAGTCTTTTTGTAGAGGCCAACCCACCAGGAGGGATAATGATTGGGGATGTGTTCTCTGACCAAGGACAAAATCGTTGGGGCGACATTTCTTTTGATGCAGACCTTTGGAGTCTAATCGATACAGAAATAGATCAACAATGA